A window of Salvia splendens isolate huo1 chromosome 8, SspV2, whole genome shotgun sequence genomic DNA:
TTCACtttaggaaatgtttcatttttaatgggacaatgcataaaggaaaacgtttcatttttaatgggacaggaGGAGTATTAGGTTtgtttcaaatttcaataatgGGGCTTTGTTAATTGAATGCGTAGGAAGCGCTAGAACCTCATATGAGCCGCGAAACATTTGAATATCATTGGGGGAAGCATCACAGGGCATATGTTGACAACCTTAACAAGCAGATTGTTGGGACTGAACTAGATACCATGCCCTTGGAGGAAATCATACTTGCCACTTATAACAAGGGTGATCtccttcctcccttcaacaatGCTGCTCAGGTATGTCGTATTCATCTTCAGTCCCTTCTCATTCGAGAATTGATCAGCAATTGAAGTTGTCAAATGTCATCACCTTGTTCATTATTGCTAGGTGTGGAATCATGAGTTCTTCTGGGAGTCAATGAAGCCCGGAGGTGGAGGTCAGCCATCTCAAGAAGTTTTAGATTTGATAAAGAGAGATTTTGGCTCTTTTGAAGCGTTTGTCACTGAGTTCAAGGCAGCTGCAGCAACGCAGTTCGGTTCTGGTTGGGCGTGGCTCGTGTGTAAGCACTTCTCCTCTTACATTGTCTTCAAATCGATAACGAGAGTTGATGGTTTTGGTTTCTACACGTCGCAGATAAAGCAAATAAACTCAACGTTGGAAATGCTGTGAATCCTCTTCCATCGGAGGAAGACAAGAAGCTAGTGGTGGTGAAGAGTCCAAATGCTATCAATCCTCTTGTCTATGATTACTCTGTTAGTTAACTTTATTCTCCAACTCGTCTCATCGCAGTCTTTCAATTGGTGTATGTTTATTACAGCTGTGCTTATTTTTATCGTATATCTTGTTTTCTGTTTCGTTTTGGCTATGGTGTTGCAGCCGCTGCTGACGATTGATGTTTGGGAGGTAAGCAAAATTGATAGCTAAGTAAACACTTCAAAATTATATATGAAAAACCCCAACTAATTTGCTTTCTTGTTGGTGTTTTCAACTGTCTCTGTTCAGCATGCCTACTACCTTGATTTCCAGGTTAATCTTCGTCTCTTTAACCATGATGCTCGTGTTTATGTGCTTTGTCTGTAGTGATACAAAGTGAATTTATTTGTTACAGAACCGGCGGCCTGATTATATATCGACCTTCATGGAGAAACTGGTTTCTTGGGATGCCGTGAGTTTGAGGCTTGAAGCTGCTAAAGCTAGAGCTgctgagagagaaagagaggaagagagagcgAGAAATGAATATGAAGGGGACGACAGCCAGACTGATCCGCAACCGGTGGAAATGTACGGGACTGATTCGGATGATTCTGAGGCTGATTGAGTTCAATTCCTATTACGTGTTTCACACAAGCTGTTATCAAAGTTTTGATATAATGGCGAGTCTTAGAAATAGCCAGAATGCGTAGATCTGCCTGTGTAACAAAACTATAACTATATGTAACTTGTTAAGGGTGCAATTGGTAACCTTGCAAGGCATTAGCAAGATTATTGAGATAAAGTGTGTTTCATGAATTTTGTGATAGTATAATATAAAGAGTAAAGGttaattttggtcctaaacatatgatcaaaaatataaatttgatccaaaacattcactttttgaaaaacatgttcataacaaatgaaaatgtcgaTGAAGTAGTACGGTTtgtcaaaaaactaacggtcagtGCTAATTACACAGCggcatgaccgttagttttttgacggaattgtaaaaaaatgacaatttcatttgttatataccggtttttcaaaaagtgaatattttagaccaaattcatattttagtcatatgtttaggatcaAAATTGACTTTTAGTTTTAATGTAGTATAAAGTATAAACAAGAGAATGTGAGTGTTTGGTAGAAAATACAAAGTCCATGGAATTGGGCTTTCATTTGTTTGGTTCAAAGCATACACGGCTGCAAAATGATGGTTGTTTTCCAATATTGACCTTGAATGTAAACATCCATCTCCAATAATTTAGGGTAGGGTTACCCAATTCCCTCTACCTCTAGTTGAGTGGATTTTGAAGTCTATTCCTTCCCACTTCCTAGGCGTATCCATCGTCTACACAAACAATAGAGGGTTCAGTTTCGTGCACCAAAGGCGAGGTAATTCAAGTATTCGAAAAAGCTTTTCAACATTCATTGTAAGCAGCAGAGAGTCCATACTTGGAAGATTAGGTTTCAAGCTGCCAAAACATTGTCCCTGTCCCGGTTGCAAGTACTGCTCTGGAGTCACCAACATTCCCAATCATAAGATCCAGATGATCGTGTTCACAAGTCATTAGATCCATCATTAAACTCAGATAATCCCACAATGCAAGGCAGAAAACGACTATATGCTACTGACATTAATCTCaataaatccacaaaagaagtTATCAATCTCTAGAAGAGAATTCAAAGTACCCAAAAGCTAGGTTGCAAATGACAAAGCCGAATACATGTCTGTAAAATGTAAATAGATTGATAACACAACAAATCATTGCAATCTGCTAAGCAAAAATCACAAAGATTTGAATACGAATAATGTGGAAACTTCAGGCCATACCTTAGCTAACAAGCTGAATGTAACGAATTCCAACCAAAAAATCATGGCATTAGTTAATAAAGTTTCTTCAAAAGATAGTAACTAGCATGTAACAAAGGGGAAAGAGACTTGCTTTATCAAAACAACGGTAGTTGTCCCGCTACAAAAGCAGTCGATAGAAGGGTTCAATTTGAGTTCCTCTATCATCACTACCACTGCATccatctccttcctcttcttTTGCCCAGCACTCAACATTCTACACAAACAACATGGGGTTCAGTTTCGTGCACAAAAGGCAAGGtaattcatgtttttttatgagGTTCCATACGGAGAGGGTGGTGAAGAGGATTACCAAACTGCTACAGACACAATTTACACACAATTCACACGAACCTGCACAAAATCTAAAACCGTCAACACGACAAGGCAAAGCAGAACATAGGGAGGAAAACAATAGCATAAACAATCTAGTTCATTCGTCACCAAAATCTCCAGGGGAATGAGAACACCAATTGAATTGAACAAGCAACAATCGAAAAATGAATAATCGAACAAGCAACAATCGAACAATCAATAATTGAACAAGCAATAACTGAACAATCAATAACTGAACAAGCAATAGCCGCCTAGCCGGTCCATAATTTCGCACAAAAACCACGATTTAAATCACTCCATAATTTCTACCAAACATATTGGTCCATTAGTGAATGAAAGGAAGAGGAGAACGACCTCACCTGGCTCCAATTCAACTGAACGGCAGCGCCCGATAAACGCCTAATTTGGAGTAAACTCCCGTCGCCCGGTGCTCTTCAAAGTGGGAGAACAAGGGCAAATATGGAATCGATTAATATTTGCCAGAGAATTGTGAAACTGCCTCTTCACTATACCTGGTCCTCGGTGGGATTGAGCTAGCAAAGAAATCATGCTAGTTGACACAACTATCGTGAACCCGTTTCCTTTTTACTGGATCCTCTAGTTTGCTTGCAAGCCACCAAACACAAGCTTATGGGCTTCAACAGTGATTAAACATGCTCTAAATAGGCTACCAATCATGCCCTAAATATAAGATTCTGGATTCAGAGTGTTGCTAGCATGCAATAATCTCTTTGCAACAAATTCAGCTTCCTTGAGCTTCCCTTGAGCTTCAAACTCATTTCTCAACTCTTCAAGGCAACTCACAGGTAGCTGAATCCCTTTCTCAAGCAATTCATAGTAAAGGCTAAATGCCTCCGTTAGCTGTCCAGCTTCACAAACTCCAGTCACCACTGCAACACATACCTCCACATCCACGTTCTGCTCATTTTTCAGGCTAAACCCCAGTAGCTCTGATGCTTCCAGAAACTGCTTATCCTTGCAGAGGAAGGATATCACATCTCCTATATTCACAACAAAGCCCCTTTCATACACACTCTTCACAAGCTCAAATGCCCGCTCCTTCATCCTAGTCTTGAACAGCAAACAAACTGCATTGGTCGATAGATTGATATTCGGTCTTATCTCATTGTtcaacatcagcatcatcaAGTCTGCAGATTCACTAGCACATCCCTTTCCATTGAGCTCCATAAGAATACGATGGAACGCAGACGTCCTTGGGAGATGAGAGCTTCTCAACATCCTCTCCAAAGTGTCGAGAGCAAGCGTTACCTCACCTTCTCTCAACAAACCATCAATCAGTGACTCGTAAATCTTCATACTAGGCACCAAGTCCCTTCTAAGCATCAAGATTAGGAGCTTGTGTCCATCCTCAAATGCCCCCTCTCGACACTGGCCCAAGATTAATGTTTCAAAAGCAAGAGGATCCGGCTTCCCTCTTCTCATGAGCTGCCTAAACACTCTCTCAGCTTTTTTAGTCTTTCCGTTTGCACACAAATGCTTAAACACCGGATTGTATGATGCAGTAAGAGGTGTGCTGCTCTTATCTCGCAACAAAATCTCCTGCTCGTATACCTCATCAAGTAACTCCTCCGCCTTGTCAAAACTCCCCTTGTTGCACAAGGCGCGAATGA
This region includes:
- the LOC121745572 gene encoding superoxide dismutase [Fe], chloroplastic-like, whose translation is MAAAVATPLKFTFSSSHGSTRRLQWRNNQRSVKRPYRGAITAKIEHKPPPYSLEALEPHMSRETFEYHWGKHHRAYVDNLNKQIVGTELDTMPLEEIILATYNKGDLLPPFNNAAQVWNHEFFWESMKPGGGGQPSQEVLDLIKRDFGSFEAFVTEFKAAAATQFGSGWAWLVYKANKLNVGNAVNPLPSEEDKKLVVVKSPNAINPLVYDYSPLLTIDVWEHAYYLDFQNRRPDYISTFMEKLVSWDAVSLRLEAAKARAAEREREEERARNEYEGDDSQTDPQPVEMYGTDSDDSEAD